In Xylanibacter ruminicola 23, a single genomic region encodes these proteins:
- a CDS encoding YqiA/YcfP family alpha/beta fold hydrolase, which translates to MDTPKILFLHGFYASGQCVPAKALREAFDGEAIVLTPDLPLHPKEALAFIRDMCDREKPDVLVGNSCGSFYAQMIAPAIGIPALLGNPHFKMTEFLKPRIGAQQYKSPRANGNQDFVIDEALINEFAELETQQFSNDSCRNPERIWGLFGEQDTLAHFEPLFLEHYQHAFHFPGAHTPTEQETKTWYVPLIKTLMREYPTQV; encoded by the coding sequence ATGGATACCCCAAAGATTCTATTCCTACACGGATTCTACGCCAGTGGCCAATGCGTGCCGGCAAAGGCACTAAGGGAGGCATTCGATGGCGAGGCTATCGTACTGACTCCCGATCTGCCCCTGCATCCCAAAGAGGCTTTGGCGTTTATCCGCGATATGTGCGACCGCGAAAAGCCCGATGTATTGGTAGGTAACAGCTGCGGATCGTTCTACGCCCAGATGATTGCGCCTGCTATCGGCATTCCCGCTTTGCTTGGTAATCCACATTTCAAGATGACCGAGTTTCTGAAACCCCGAATCGGCGCCCAGCAATACAAATCGCCACGTGCCAATGGTAATCAGGATTTTGTTATCGACGAAGCACTTATCAATGAATTCGCTGAACTGGAAACCCAGCAGTTCTCTAACGATTCATGCCGTAATCCCGAACGTATATGGGGCCTATTTGGCGAGCAAGATACCTTGGCCCACTTCGAACCGCTCTTCTTAGAGCACTACCAGCACGCATTCCATTTCCCCGGCGCCCACACGCCAACCGAACAGGAAACAAAAACATGGTATGTACCACTCATAAAAACACTCATGAGGGAATATCCTACGCAAGTATAG
- a CDS encoding FKBP-type peptidyl-prolyl cis-trans isomerase — protein sequence MGKREYIQANKDWLEAKAKEEGVKALPKGIYYKVLSEGDQTSAQPTVRSIITAHYTGRTINGKKFDSSRGGVPLACRLCDLIEGWIIAIQQMHVGDKWELYIPAEMGYGKFSQPGIPGGSTLIFEIELLGIS from the coding sequence ATGGGAAAACGTGAATATATCCAGGCCAACAAGGATTGGCTGGAGGCTAAAGCAAAAGAGGAGGGCGTAAAGGCATTGCCCAAGGGTATATATTATAAGGTATTAAGCGAGGGCGATCAGACAAGTGCCCAACCAACGGTTCGCAGTATCATCACAGCACATTATACAGGCCGAACGATTAACGGCAAGAAGTTTGATAGCAGTCGTGGTGGTGTGCCTCTGGCTTGCAGATTGTGCGACCTGATCGAGGGCTGGATCATCGCTATCCAGCAGATGCATGTGGGCGACAAGTGGGAACTCTACATCCCAGCCGAAATGGGCTACGGTAAGTTCTCGCAGCCTGGCATCCCCGGTGGTTCAACACTCATTTTCGAAATCGAACTCTTAGGTATCTCATAA
- a CDS encoding nitroreductase family protein, protein MSFLDLVKQRYSCRSYQEKSVEQEKLDYVMECVRFAPSAVNKQPWMFRVVKNDAEKENLRECYSRDWFNTAPMYIICSILHDEEWVRKDGKHHGDIDIAIAVEHLCLAATEQGLATCWVCNFDAEKCKQLFTFAENEEPAVLIPIGYAADEAKEKKRKDMDQICK, encoded by the coding sequence ATGAGTTTTTTAGATTTAGTAAAGCAGAGATATAGCTGCAGAAGCTATCAGGAGAAAAGTGTGGAACAGGAGAAGCTCGACTACGTGATGGAGTGCGTACGCTTTGCTCCTTCGGCTGTGAACAAGCAGCCTTGGATGTTCCGTGTGGTTAAGAACGATGCTGAAAAAGAAAATCTGCGTGAGTGCTATAGTCGCGATTGGTTTAATACTGCACCTATGTATATTATCTGCAGTATCCTGCACGATGAGGAATGGGTTCGCAAGGATGGCAAGCATCATGGCGATATCGACATAGCTATTGCTGTTGAGCATCTGTGTCTGGCTGCAACAGAGCAAGGTCTGGCTACCTGCTGGGTATGCAACTTTGATGCCGAGAAATGCAAGCAGCTTTTTACTTTTGCTGAGAATGAGGAGCCTGCCGTGCTGATTCCTATCGGTTATGCAGCCGACGAGGCGAAGGAAAAGAAACGCAAGGATATGGATCAGATTTGCAAATAA
- a CDS encoding AraC family transcriptional regulator yields the protein MDIKDLKPRTGAGSLRIADSDELVVMEHFGGVPAGRVRPLDHGLVIICTAGVAQFEYDGHTVQLSKNDLFLLMAHSVVEKFMSSVDFDCRELWFSRGEMWNMNMYVKNSLADLLPLKHNPKVTLSDVDAALFETYFKQLSYHIRNSSQLLYPEITHSIVGAFLLEVLSVLRRGNNMLKDNHLINNSGLHGRKLADRFVQLVEQSDGRIRRVDEFAQMLNVTPKYLSKLLMDTMHRKPSVIVAFFTLQAIENRLRYTDMTMQQIADDLHFANASFFGKYFKEHSGMTPMEYRIKYHQDEKK from the coding sequence ATGGATATCAAGGACTTAAAACCAAGAACTGGAGCAGGCAGCTTACGAATAGCCGACAGCGACGAACTGGTGGTTATGGAGCACTTTGGTGGCGTTCCAGCTGGCAGGGTACGTCCCTTAGATCATGGTCTTGTTATTATCTGTACTGCCGGTGTGGCTCAATTTGAGTACGACGGTCATACTGTACAGTTAAGTAAGAACGACTTGTTTTTATTAATGGCCCACTCGGTGGTTGAGAAGTTTATGTCGTCGGTCGACTTTGATTGTCGCGAGCTATGGTTCTCGCGCGGTGAAATGTGGAATATGAATATGTATGTAAAAAATAGTTTGGCCGATCTGTTGCCGCTCAAGCATAATCCTAAGGTAACACTGAGCGACGTCGATGCAGCCCTGTTCGAGACTTACTTCAAGCAACTTAGTTACCACATACGTAACAGTTCGCAGCTACTTTATCCCGAGATTACGCATTCTATTGTTGGTGCCTTCCTGCTCGAAGTTCTATCGGTACTGCGTCGCGGCAATAATATGCTGAAGGATAACCACCTAATTAATAATAGCGGACTGCACGGCAGGAAACTGGCCGACCGCTTTGTACAGTTGGTTGAACAGAGCGATGGACGCATACGTCGCGTGGATGAGTTTGCCCAGATGCTGAATGTTACACCCAAGTATCTGTCGAAACTGCTGATGGACACCATGCACCGTAAGCCCAGCGTGATAGTGGCCTTTTTTACGCTTCAGGCCATAGAGAACAGATTGCGATATACCGATATGACCATGCAGCAGATAGCCGATGATCTACACTTCGCCAATGCCTCGTTCTTTGGCAAGTACTTCAAGGAACACTCGGGCATGACGCCGATGGAGTATCGCATCAAATATCATCAGGACGAGAAGAAATAA